AAAGCCTGCATCTGGGACCCGCGCTTGGCGATTTTTCGACGCTGTCCGGGGGGCAACCCGACCGCGCGACTCGCCTGGTCGCCTGGGCTGAGACACTGGCCCTTGATTGTCCGGATGCCCCATTTCCGCGGGGGGCAGCCGGGGCACGACGACTTTGACTTGAAAGAGGACTGTGGTTGAAACTTCCGATCGACGAATTGTTGGTCTTTGGTCCCTTTGGTGTCCTGGTGCTCGTGGCCGCCGCGCGCTGGGGCTACCTTCAATGGCGCTACCGCGGCACTCCCTGACCTTCACGCCGTGTTGGCCGAGGACCGCTCATCCCGAGGGAAGCATCCGGGCTCAGGCCGCTGACAGGAGGCTGGCTTCGCGGGCTTCCCGCTCCTGCGCATCGATGCGAGCCACGGCGGTCACCAGGCCGAGTGCCGTCCAGTAGTACGCGGCGCCCGGGAGAACCGTCAACACCGCGCCACCGGTCAGACTCGTGGTGAGCAGGGCCATCTGGATGCCAAAGGCCACCTGTACCGCTCCTCGGCGGTCCGGGTCGTCGAGACGGTCGTAGGTTCGAACGGTGAAGACCAGGCCATATCCGGTCAGCAACAGGAAGAGGATGAAGCCGGGCCAACCCATCTCAACCAGCATCGAGACGAACTGACTTTCCGTGTAAGCCACGGAGGTGGCCCACGGGTCTGCTCCAAAGCGCCCCCCGGCCCCCAAACCGATGCCCATGCCCGCGGGCTGTTCAAACGTGATGAAGGTGAACTGGTAGGTCCAGAGATTCATGCGGTAACTCATGGAGTTGCTGGAGAGCCCTTCCCCGATCGAACTCACCCGTTCGGAGACCAGGTTCGCGACGCCTGGACTCTCGGCCGTCGCGATGTCCGACCGGGAGGAGGGGCTCGCAAAGGAGGTCAGCACCGCCAGCGCCACGATGGCCAGCAGTCGTTTGAGCCTGGCATCGGGCTTGCCACGCAGCACCAGGGTCCCCACGCCTGCCAGGGCGAGGGCCACGAAGGAGCTCCTGACAAAGGTGAGCGCCAGAGAGACGGTGCAGATGCCCAGCATGAAGGGCGCGAGCAGCATCATCAGACGCGCATGCCGCCGCATCGCAAGGAACCCACCCGCCGCGCAACTGCCAATCAGCATGAAATGGGAGAACGTGCTGGTGAAGCTGAAAGTCGAAAAAATGCGAATCTGGTCACCGATCATCTGCGCGCTGGCCTTGCTGGCTTCGGCCCAGAGCAAGTCATACTCGGGCAGCCCGAAGGCGTACTGATAGATGCCATAACACCCACTGAGTGTGGCACCCCAAGCGGTCAGGCTCAGCCAGCTGTAGACGGTTCGGTCGTGAGAACAGACGTGAGCCGTGAGCCAGTAAAGGCTCATGTAAAGCGTGAACATGCGCAGGCCGTTGACGCCCGCCGCCACGCTGCCCATGAGGGGGTTGAACACCTGCAACAAACTGAGCAGGATCAGGGCCAGCAGCAGGTTGCGAAGGCGCGCTTCTCCGGGAACCAGCTTGATGGGCTGCTTGAACCGCTGAGAGAACGCATAGCCGAGAACCGCTGCGCCCACAATCAGATCCGGTAATAGCAGGAGCAGGTCAAACTGGCTAACCACCTCGACTTGCGGATTGATGGCCAGTTGAACCCGGCGTAGCCAGGCAATCCAGGGGATGATCAGAAACAGCACGTTCCAGCCGACCTGCCAGCGCATCAAGACCGGCGTGACGAACAGCAGGGCCAGCATCGTCGCCAGGGTGCTCCGGTTGGGTAGCCCCGATTTCAAGACCCACAGCAATGCGCCGCTGGTGAGGAGCACCAGCAGCAGGGAGAAGAGCTGAACCATCCACGTCGGTCGCCGACGGGCCCTTTGGGGCACTAGCATCCGGTGCGTTCCCGGCGGAGAACGGGCTAGCCCACCCGGAGTGTGTGTTCGCTGCCTGGGAAGCGCCCCGCGTTCTTCTCGAGGAAATGGCCCAATCCACCGGAATAGATGGTGGTGTGCCCCTTGTCGATCACGACCACCTTGGTGGCGAGTTCGCGCAGGAAATGTCTGTCGTGGCTCACAAACATGATGGTGCCGTCGAAACGCTTGAGGGCCTCGAGCAGGATCTCGCGGCTGCGGATGTCAAGGTGGTTGGTCGGCTCATCCAAAATCAAGAGATTGCAAGGATTGGCGACGATTCTGGCGAGCACGACCCGGGTTTTCTCGCCACCGGATAACACGCTGACCTTCTTCTCGACGTCATCTCCAGAAAACATCAGGGAAGCCAGGATGTTTTGCACGACTCCGCGGTTGGCCGTCGGTACCACCTCCGCGACGGCGTCGAAGACCGTTCCTTCGCGGGAAAGAATCTCGGTCTGGTGCTGTGCGAAGTAGGCCGCCTTGATGCCCGCACCGACCCGAGCATCCCCCCCGGTGGGCGTCAGTTCCCCCGCCAAGATTTTCAACAAGGTTGACTTGCCAGCTCCGTTGACTCCCATCACGGCCACCCGTTCGCCACGACGAACGTCCAGTTCCACCCCGGCCAGCACCTGATGCGAGCCGTAACGCATGTCGAGGTCCTTGACGATCGCCGCGACATCCCCGCCCCGCGGGCACTCCGGCCAGAGGATTTCCACGGTTCGGGCGTCCTTCGGGACCTCGACGCGGTCCATCTTTTCGATCATCTTGATGCGCGACTGCACCTGGGCGGCGTGCGAGGCGCGGGCCTTGAAGCGGGCAATGAACTCCTCTTCCTTCGCCAGCTTGTCCTCCTGCCGCTTGGCCTGGGCCATCAGAT
This sequence is a window from Candidatus Sericytochromatia bacterium. Protein-coding genes within it:
- a CDS encoding O-antigen ligase family protein is translated as MLVPQRARRRPTWMVQLFSLLLVLLTSGALLWVLKSGLPNRSTLATMLALLFVTPVLMRWQVGWNVLFLIIPWIAWLRRVQLAINPQVEVVSQFDLLLLLPDLIVGAAVLGYAFSQRFKQPIKLVPGEARLRNLLLALILLSLLQVFNPLMGSVAAGVNGLRMFTLYMSLYWLTAHVCSHDRTVYSWLSLTAWGATLSGCYGIYQYAFGLPEYDLLWAEASKASAQMIGDQIRIFSTFSFTSTFSHFMLIGSCAAGGFLAMRRHARLMMLLAPFMLGICTVSLALTFVRSSFVALALAGVGTLVLRGKPDARLKRLLAIVALAVLTSFASPSSRSDIATAESPGVANLVSERVSSIGEGLSSNSMSYRMNLWTYQFTFITFEQPAGMGIGLGAGGRFGADPWATSVAYTESQFVSMLVEMGWPGFILFLLLTGYGLVFTVRTYDRLDDPDRRGAVQVAFGIQMALLTTSLTGGAVLTVLPGAAYYWTALGLVTAVARIDAQEREAREASLLSAA
- a CDS encoding ABC-F family ATP-binding cassette domain-containing protein, which produces MIAFNQVAKFQSKRFLFRDASFQINPGDRVGLVGPNGAGKTTVMRLIARQESPDEGQIVIPERFRVAYYSQDMTEVRGVSVLEAALAGCSDVLALAREVERLGEALADPALDDEAMNDLLEQLGQAQETYEARGGYDLETRAKEILGGLGFRADQLDQDVAEFSGGWRMRIELAKALLQQPDALVLDEPTNHLDLESILWLEDFLQRFKGAVFLTSHDRDFMNRLVTRVVAVEHGEISTYGGDYDFYERERDIRLANLMAQAKRQEDKLAKEEEFIARFKARASHAAQVQSRIKMIEKMDRVEVPKDARTVEILWPECPRGGDVAAIVKDLDMRYGSHQVLAGVELDVRRGERVAVMGVNGAGKSTLLKILAGELTPTGGDARVGAGIKAAYFAQHQTEILSREGTVFDAVAEVVPTANRGVVQNILASLMFSGDDVEKKVSVLSGGEKTRVVLARIVANPCNLLILDEPTNHLDIRSREILLEALKRFDGTIMFVSHDRHFLRELATKVVVIDKGHTTIYSGGLGHFLEKNAGRFPGSEHTLRVG